The Tetrapisispora phaffii CBS 4417 chromosome 5, complete genome genome segment ATTAGTGATCTTTTAATGAGTATTGGGgtttcaaatgaaaaattggaaaGGTTGGGTGATGGAAATTGCTTACAGCTAACGACAGATAGAACATATGATCCCTTAGCGAAATTGTTACCATTTGATTCAGTTTTACAGATAATTGCGTTTTACTGTCATGAGAAAGgttttttaaagatatattttgCAATAATGTTAGATAGAAATTTTTATGAGTTATCGAACAGTTATGacaataatttatatgatTTTCTGAagatattttcaaatgagCAAATATTAGATTCGTATTTTCAACTAGTTTCGAAGGATGACTATTTCATGCATTATAGATTCTCTAGAATGATTCctcaatataaaaatatactaGTGAACTATTTATGGAAAACTGATTCagataatattgatgaGTCGTTAGAGAAACTAgcaaatgaatttaataatttatatgataattcaaaatatgagagtttattatattacattttattcatttatgGCTCTGATCTGCTGCCTATAAAAATGTCAGTAGAGAAAGACATGATAAGTGTAAATCACAATAActtaaaagaatattttataaattgcATACATAATTCAACAGGCCATTTGACTAATGATGTTGAATTACctttaattaaaaacatCTTAGGaatatttaacaaaatttcGTAAGGTAGTTTTGTCTCAgtcatataataaaatgcacatagtaatatattagtatataaaaatttatttattatttgaatgcATAATTTAGAGGTTCGTAGAATCTCTCAAATAATTCAGGAACTGCATCTTTTAGAtctctaatattttttatgaTAGGTGTCGCCTCTGGTGCATTCCCAAGTAATTGGTGATAATAATCCTTCTCATCCTCGACAACATGTACACATTTTCTAAAACCTAACTCAACTCCAGTCTTTATATTACTTCCACTGTCATCAATGAACCATGCATTTTTGTAGTCTCCTAAACCACTCTGTAACTTAGCTTTCTCAAAAGCTTTTACATCTGGTTTGCAAATTAGGTTATCAGGTTGAGAATAATCACAATAAGTTATTCCAT includes the following:
- the KRE29 gene encoding Smc5-Smc6 complex subunit KRE29 (similar to Saccharomyces cerevisiae KRE29 (YER038C); ancestral locus Anc_3.537) is translated as MSNSFIHDSQDSSVTDDVLRENIKINNSIVLSSDSSDSDLDSSFHIDVGNDPILKTLKSRQKSINQEESNVLNLAGNNLFKQVKIQQFDLGSNFDKNITKNLTVLNNESMASDGINDNLLQANTFVSQAEIDTKKLISFLGKSTLKKYHNIEYYINMLVNERVSSKYLDWFFFNQDSTITDISDIISNADFFLLGNNWPKLKELILKKYPTISDLLMSIGVSNEKLERLGDGNCLQLTTDRTYDPLAKLLPFDSVLQIIAFYCHEKGFLKIYFAIMLDRNFYELSNSYDNNLYDFLKIFSNEQILDSYFQLVSKDDYFMHYRFSRMIPQYKNILVNYLWKTDSDNIDESLEKLANEFNNLYDNSKYESLLYYILFIYGSDLLPIKMSVEKDMISVNHNNLKEYFINCIHNSTGHLTNDVELPLIKNILGIFNKIS